AAACAGGAGCACATATCTTGTATAagactgtggataatttgtttgaactgaTTTAGGGGAATAAAATGGTTGAGCTGGAGCTTTGACTGGAGATTGTTCCAGGACCAgggaaaaataatcaaatgccttttcaccaaaaacagttCTGATTCTGGGAACTTTAAGAAGAACGCAGGACTGTGATCTTAGACTGTAGGCATTGCTGGCAAATTAGAGTGTGGTCAAGTAAGAGGGCAGTTTACTGATAATGgatttataaataaaaatgtaccaGTTTATCAGTCGTCTGGTGGCTAGTGAGTTCCAGTGTAATTTCTGACACAGGACACAGTGATGAGTTAATGGACCGAGGTTAGTGATAACACGTAAAGCTGAGTGGTAGTAGGAGTTCTTCCAGCACCAACGGAACTAAAGCTTTCGGAGAATAACAGATAGTGGACCGAGTGAAATCACTTCTGatatgtttatcctcttcagcaaaacaaaagagaaaacaaatactCGCGGAGCAACACCTGAAAGAGACAGGGCGGGACAAGTAGCagcatcctctttgcaacaaGAAGCAACAggttttatgggaaatgtggtcttaattttgtgAAACATTAGCTCTAACAAAGAACTGGAGTGACATAGAGGCTACAAATTGTCTCAACCATGGTCTAATGTAAACCATTTGTTTACATTagttataccaaggtatcacaattaatttgataatgtTATAATGCTGTTTGAAATTGCTACAAATAAATCTTTAATCATCATAACATCTTTAAACAAtctatggctgtgtgtgttgcagcagtGAGACATACAGCTTGATTACAGCTGTAGAGGGAAGTGCAGTGAGTGACACGTCACATTGGGTCGAGTTTAGTTTCATTCAATTTCTTATTTGCTGCTGACAAACCACAGATTATCCGTCTGAAACCCAAACACAGCATCATGCATCCGAGTGTTAACCATTCACCTTTCTGTGAGCAGTATTTGTTCACTGGAAAGTTGTCAAACTCAAAGATGACCCCCAGCGTCCAGTTGagactgtctttctctctgctcagctcttctgtctgtctctctaagcTGGTCCTCTCCGTCCTCAGCTGCAGATTTTGTGTTGTGAGGTTGTTGAGGTTTGCCTTCTGTTCAGAAATTACCATATTGACTAtggtgagagggagaaacagcacatcaatatcaatcaatcgATAAGTGAGTCAATTGGCAGATGCATttgctgtggtcagagaggcaAACATTTTAGTACTCACTCACTATTATCAAACAGTATATCATAccataaatagatagatagatagatagatagatagatagatagatagatagatagatagatagatagatagataaatatagTCCATATAATTAaattatccaaccgcacactgtaAGACTCTGTTGACAATAAtactcacatctttatttttcttaaatagTGCAGCTTTGAATACTATTGCAGCTTTGAATAATTGCAATAGTTCGCAATAGTACACAGTGTGTTGAAGTGAACTTACAGTAGATGATGGAGGGAATGATGGCTGCCACCAGAAGGACACAAATTATCCCCAAACATGCAGCCAACAGATGAAAGTGCTGAGTGTGTGCAGCTGCTTCGCCATCTGCTAGTGATGATAAATCTCATATTCAAATCATGATGAGGACTCATGATCAACTCATTCCTAATAAACATTATTACAGTtgcatgtacattttttttttttttctttttgtattgtgatgtaCTCTTGACCAATTTACATTCTGACATATGGACTGCTATTATCAGTACAGGGCTTATATATACAGACagatattatatatattgtTATTGCTTTAAATGACTTTTACTGTCAGTAAGCTATGGCATGGCAACAGCTTTGGtgcaacacagaaacacatggaatGACTTTACAACAGATtaacttttttattaattgtgcTTGACCTCCCCTTTTACCTGTTTATGTTTCTTCCTTTGCTTACACTGCATTTTTGAtttcagctttgttttgttttattcactCCTCTGAAGTGTGATTTTGCTCTGGGTTTCCATGACTGAAGTATAGCAGAAGTGATGTGTATTATAATGTTGTACATCAACCAAACTGCAGGGTGACTTACTTGGTACAGTAGCGCTTTTATCAGCAGCATGCTCTTTAGCTTTTACGTCAGCATAGACTGTCTCCTCCTTGTTTATCTCTGGGTAACACAGAATGGGGAAAGGCTAGATGAGATACAATTAAAATATGATAACTGAAATTAATTATGAAATtgatttaaagtcacaatgaaacagcattttgagagtaTCTTGCTTCAATAATAATGCATTTCGCGTTGAAACAAGacgttggggcgggacataacacagggaggggTCATTCAAAACTGTAAACCAATTGGGGAtcagttcattttattttatttgttttttatgggaggggcggaggggcgggattgtccaaaaatctgtgatggttttattggtggGAATTTTTATTTCCACCTACTGGTACATGATGAGTTAATCATTAAatatacactgttttccaggaagtaaatgtaatgggattttgatttaaaaatacaagaaaatacaaatgTTGTAAATTTTCTGGTATTTGGCATTGGCATTAATAGGTGTGCATTATGGAATGTAAAAGTagttaaaaaatgtgttttaaaaaaaggtcatgtttcattacattgtgactttaagggcCAACTTGCTTCCATTCTGCCACACAGATTACAGAGAAAGATGTTAAATACTGTAAAAGAACTTGATTGTGACTAAAAATTGATCAACAGAATCAACCTTGCGCAGACATTTTGAATTCCAGCGACACCACAACCATTTGATTTCAGTAAAGATGCAGGCACTTACCTTTTGGAGCAGGACCGCCGTTTTTGAAAACTACTGTAGAATAATGGAGTTCTTCCTCCatctttaaaatgtataaatcacAGTATCTAGTTTAATGCAGCAAACGAGAGCAGATTTTAACAGAGACTGGTACCTATGTTCCACAGGTGAGACTGaacaaaatcttattttcttatGGAGAACAAGtggttcctcttcctctgctcctctgtgaaGTGCAGATATTGACTCTGTACCACAGTTATATGACACTGTTGAAACGTTTTGACTGCACAACCTCAGGCAGTGATGCAAGAGGGCCAACGTGGCTTTGTGTTAGTCAGAAATTACATACAAAATGTCCCAGAACCTAACTCTTACCCTCTAACTCTTTAACCTGCCATGTTCAGCTGGTAGGTTAACTCCCATTTGGATCTCACAGTGACGACCGATCTCCTTGTAATATACTATTTTCGGTGTAGTGCATCATTGGGAACATCTATAAGGAAAGGTTGAGTCAATATCAGTTCTATATGAACTTCATCCAGTACAACTCTCACAACATCTCCCAATCCAAAAATCTCTAATTTAAGTAGATTATAACAtttactgcttctactactggTATTAGaactacaactgctactgctgctagtactgctactactgctactaatactactaatactaatagtaCTATttcaaccaccaccaccaccaccactactactactgctgctactactactactactactactactactagtgctgctACAACTACGACCACTACTaattataatagtaataataatgaaaagaaaaagaagaagagataatttatgcttttgtaaataatttaatttgctTTTTGTTTCCTTTAACATATCACATTCAAACATTACCCAGCCAAATGAGATGATTTGGGCTTGTGTGACTTAGGTAACTGTATACTTTGCTACATCTGTAGAATTTAGCTTAAGACAAGGATACttacaataaatgaaaacaagactttAAAAAAGACActatataaaaaatattcaatGTGCTCTTGCATCCTGCTAAAGATTGTTGACAAAAGCATAATAAAACCAGCTGAATATAAACAACACACAGGTGAAGGGGGTTCATCCCAAAATACCGTCCattttgataaaataaaaaatgaaaaatgacatgaaatccATTTCttcatcaaaacacataatgtcCTCTCAAATGATACTAAAGAGATTGATCATTTAGAGAGCTCAAGATAGCTAACAATGGCGTCACAGCTCTCAAACTTTAAATAACTTAGTTTGGTAATGTAACTGCTTCCTAATCAGACTTTATCAAGGCTTTAGTTTCACAGATCCAGCGGTTCCTCATGTCACAGCTGGCTTTGCTCCAGCTGGCCAGAGGATCTTTCAGTGGCAGAATCAGAGTACATTGATGCCAGTAGGAAACCTGCTGAACTATCCAATACCTGGTGAGGAAAAATAACAACTGAAATGCAAATCCATCTATTCtaacgttgtgtgtgtggtgtgatcTGTATAGTCTACTATAGTCTACTGTGTAACACTAAAAGGTGTCAATATCTCTGTCACCTAGACAAAATCCTGTACATTTGTTGTACTTGCCGATTTGAGGTGCTGCATGTAACACTGTCATCGTCAAATTAATTATAATACCATGGTaaaattaccgtaaacaaatgagaccatggtggagaccattggtagcctctatctcacaccagtggttttGCTCCTgctgctagtgtttctcaaaattaaaacattttccatAAACTCCTGTCTtaatttgtgtcttttttgtgatgttgcaaatggagctgctgtgatgcaagaaaaatttcagactggatctgacaataaagtattatcatcatcatcatcactctccctctctctcactctccctcttaaCCTGCTTTTGCTAAACATGTTGAAAGTGATTTTCCCATCTGCCTTTCACTTGtttcaccatctgccattgggTGAAAATGAAAGCTTTAGCtttgtttgcactggaagaacagcgccctcttcctgttttgtgctgtaaagcaatccggCAGATTTCCCAGGAAATctgacccggtggcacacaGTCTAAAATTCAGTGTAGAGGCCGggagaggctgccagtcttctcagcggtggtcttgtttgtttacagtaattataccaaaaaTACTATGTCTAAAAATgtatgtggtaatgatttattgttattaaaatgatacatgtagcacctttaccATGATTCTGGGTCTGAAAGTGATgctgattctgtgtgtgtgtgtgtgtgtgtgtgtgtgtgtgtgtgtgtgtgtgtgtgtgtgtgtgcgtgtgcgtgtgcatgtgtgtgttactgtaggATGTGGTGCTTACTTCACAGTGGGGATGCTTCCATCAGCCCACAGCCACTGTCCAGCTTTAGCCTTGTTAGTCAAGCCAATCCAATAACCATGGGCATCATCATTATAGCGTTCAGTATGGTTATTGATGAATTcctaaatgtaaaatatagcTGTTAGTGATCAAGAAAAACAGATCTCTTTCTGTTGTAAACAGGCCTAGTGATACACGTTTAAAATACTTGACAATGGTTAACCGCAGCATTTCCTCTGTGATTTTAAGTAGCAGTGGTGCTTGGGGgtaattttagttttggttTCATGTGTCCCTATGTTATGGTTTCAGTACAGGTTGctaaaaattgtatttataaAAGCATTATAAAAGCATTGTtgcttttatttcacattttcttcagcAGTGCTGAATCATCATAAAGACATCGCAGACCATGCATCTCCTACAGCATGGAGACATTTAGCTTCATTTGAATATGGAAATGTTCTTATCTGTCTTGCCTGTTCCTCTTGACTTCCAACCATCACCAAATCTGCCTTCATTTTTCTGCAGTGCTCTCGACTTTCATCCCAGGTCTTCCAAGAAGAAGAATACCGATCCCCCGTGAACAGGTAACAGCTGGACCGAAACAGCAGCCAGTCCGCCAGACAAGGTTTACACACTATGTGTAAAATAACAACCAGTCATACTGCTATGGGTCACATATATAgacatgtatacatatatagacCTAGTCAGGAAAGCTGAATCATgacaaacaacatacaacaatgtacatCATAAAAAATACACTCGAAATGACATAAAAGGTAACTGCAAAGACAAAATTCACAATTTGAGAGCTCAAAAGTCCgtcttttttcatgttttcaccttTTTGTGAGCAGAGGCGATTTACTGGAAAGTTGTCAAATTCAAGGATGACCCCAACAGTCCAGTTgagagcgtctctctctctgctcagcttgtctgtctgtctctctaagtCGGTCTTCTCTGTGCGCAGCTGCAGGTTTTGTGTTGTCAAGTTGTCGTAATTTGTGTGGTACTCAGAGATGACGGCATTTACTGTGGTCAGGGGAAGAAACCATCAATTTTGCACTAACTTATTATTGTCAAACTGCATATCATAGCATAGATAGAAAGACATACAGGCAGACTTACAGTAGATCCTGAGTACGACGATGACTGACACCAAGATGACACAAAGGATCCCCAAACCTGCTGCCACCACCCGAAGAGCAGTAGAAGGTGGAGCCGTCTTTCCACTTTCTACCAAAAATAGCAACCAATTAAATTCCTATTACACTAGCTTTTGGCACATAGAAATCATAATTCGTCTTAGTCATTATTATGAAACTTCAGATAACCTGATATGACAGGACGACTTCCATCACATGTCTGTTCCTCAGTCTTCACCTCATCATAGATTGTGTTTTCCACATAATTTGCATATAACtctggaaaaaaggaaaggaggtgaTCAGAAATAAAGcacatagcacaaaatgatcatagtatttctgcagggggttgatacgtttgttgatcaatgccagtgactcaacgattacttcaccGAGTACTTTCAAACTCTACATTggttttctccctgtatgattgttgtcggtgcaaaatggtgagtctagaaagaagccctcgctctttgattctgagggactgacaccaaaacctgacgattactgttgatgttttg
The Centroberyx gerrardi isolate f3 chromosome 12, fCenGer3.hap1.cur.20231027, whole genome shotgun sequence genome window above contains:
- the LOC139917946 gene encoding asialoglycoprotein receptor 2-like, with translation MEEELHYSTVVFKNGGPAPKEINKEETVYADVKAKEHAADKSATVPTDGEAAAHTQHFHLLAACLGIICVLLVAAIIPSIIYFNMVISEQKANLNNLTTQNLQLRTERTSLERQTEELSREKDSLNWTLGVIFEFDNFPVNKYCSQKAECKPCRDGWIMFQQSCYFFFQGNAREWESWESSRQSCQKMAADLVVVGSLQEQEFISNHTEFYYDKYHGYWIGLRETDNNWLWVDGSNQTLGYWVTEHLGQSGHCTLTIPQRAPVASWTKAGCTMRNKWICEAKVLFKSD
- the LOC139917950 gene encoding C-type lectin domain family 7 member A, giving the protein MDEELHYATVMFKSNDVSTQELYANYVENTIYDEVKTEEQTCDGSRPVISESGKTAPPSTALRVVAAGLGILCVILVSVIVVLRIYLNAVISEYHTNYDNLTTQNLQLRTEKTDLERQTDKLSRERDALNWTVGVILEFDNFPVNRLCSQKVCKPCLADWLLFRSSCYLFTGDRYSSSWKTWDESREHCRKMKADLVMVGSQEEQEFINNHTERYNDDAHGYWIGLTNKAKAGQWLWADGSIPTVKYWIVQQVSYWHQCTLILPLKDPLASWSKASCDMRNRWICETKALIKSD